The DNA window GATGTGTTATCGGCCAGCGCCGTGCCGCGGGCCATGCGGCGCAGGTCTTCGCCGTCGAAGTCGCCGTCGGAATCGAAGTCGCCCATGACGATCAGGTCGCCCTTCGACGCTGTGAAGCCCAGGGCGGCGGGTGTCGTCTGAAGGTTGACGCCGGCAGACCCGTCCAGAAGCGTGCCGTTGTTGGCGTTCAATGTCGTGCCGGTCGAGAACATTGAGTTCCCGAGGCCGCTGGCTCCCAGGGCGCTCTGAGCCAGGCGGGCGTGATTCAGATCGCTGAAGTCGCGAACGCCGCTGGAATTGACGGCTGTCTTGTTGAAGTCGCCGAAAAGGTAGTTGTTCGAAGTAATCGCGATCTGACCGGTGCCCGTTCGCGAACCATAGAAGCTCGAGCTACCGGCGGTCACCGTTGAAGGCTTGTTGGTGCCGTTGCCGGTATCGACATCAACCTGCTTACCCAGCGCGCCAGTGATGTTGCCGCCTACAGCAAACCTCGACGTCAGATTGGCATCGCCGAGGAACGCTGTCGTGAGCGCCTCTTGCTGGGGCGTCTGGCTGTTCACGGTCACGGCACCGCCGTCAACATCCTTCTCTGCCCGCATGAGCTGCGGGATGATGAAGCTGGTGCGGATCAACTGGTCGGCAGGCGTTTCATCGGTTGACTGCGGGAACTGAGCCACCGAGTTGGTGATATTGTCGCGGAAGTCGCGAACGTCGTTGCCGCTGTTGTCACCCAGGATGCCCGTCTCGGCATCGGTCCGCGCCGACCAGGTAGCCACGGAGTCGCCAGTGAAGGATGCGCCGGGCTTCTTCACCGTGACATACGTCTGATTCTGAAACAGGGGATACGTGCCGTTGACGATGTTTTCGGCACCGGCCCGCACGAAGGTCGGGCTCGCGACCGAATCGTCGACGTTCGCAATATCCAGCCCGCGAAGCGGAGCGTTTGAACCATTGTTTGTCGAGCCGATCGCGTCCGAGATGCTCAGGTGGCCGAGCGACATACGGCTGTTCTGAATCGTCGGACGCAGGGCGCTTCCGCCGGACAGCTTTCCGGAGAACTTGATGCCAGGGCCAATCAGGTTTTCTGCCGAGCTCGTGGACCCATTGTTACCGTTGTCCAGCTCGCCCATTGCAAAGGACGGGTCCAAGCCAAGGTTCAATGCCGCCACGTTACGGGTGCCGGAGTTGGCGTCACGGGTTGCGACGTTGAAGTCGGCACCGTTCTTGAGCCGCCCGACAGCCTGGAGCCATTGACCATCGGTTCGATTGATGCGTTCGAGCCCGGTACCCGGGTTAGCCGCGATAAGCGTCGCCGTGATGGCAATGGTGGTGTTATGCAGATTGCCGACGCCTGCAGTGTTCCAAGGCCCGGCAGTGTGGTTTGCGGCACCATCGACATTGAGGGGGCTGTTGCTCGACGGGCCGGTGCGCAAGTTGCGCATCGACGTCGTCATGTTCAGCTCCTCCTGATCCTCCAGCGCCTGCCGCGCGCCGGCGATACCTACGCCGCTGATCTTCAGAGCGTTTGAGCCCAACGCAGGATTGCCTTTGCCGAAGCCGTCCATGCCCGGGGCCTTGCTGAACGCTCCGTTGGCGCCGCTCTTCGAGAAGCCCTGCCGGGCATTCACGTCCGAGATCGCCATTTGAATGGCGTTCTGGCCGCCATTGGGATTCACACCAATGCCGTCGCGGTTATCGAAGACCGCCAAACCGCTCGTCGCACCGGCAGTGGCATAGAACTCGTTGAGAACGTGGCCATTGGTCGCCGTGGCCGACTGCGGACGATTGACGGCAGAAGCCGCACTCCACTGCGTGGTATTGATCCAGACCGGCGTAAATCCGGTTCCGCTGGGGTTGCGATTGGTCGCAGTGACGCTGCCGAGCACGCCGATCTGATCGTTGACAAGTTCCAGAATACCTTCGACCGAACCCTGCTCATGCCATTCGAAACGGATTGCACTGTGCTGCTGGATGGGCTGAGCAGTTTGCGGCCAAGGACCGTTGATTTCCGGATTGCCCGTCCCGGTCTTATAGAAATCGCCCTGGGTGAAGTTGGGGCTGGCGAGCTGGAACTGCGTGCCAACCTGGTCGTCCACGGAGTAGAGCACCGGGGCGCGGGTCTGGAGGTGAACGGGAGCGGCCGGATTCACGATCGCGCCATTGTTAAACGACAGTGGCGACCCCGGCGTCAGGAACGTGATGCCCGACGACACGGTAAAGTTTCTCATCGCGGTCGATCCGCTCAACGAGATGGTCACCGCCGGGTTGTGGGAGCCGCCGGAGTCGTTCATGCCGGGGAACGTCGCTACCGGCGTCTTGGAGTTGGTCGAGCTACCGGCCCTAACCCAGGACGGCATGACGGCGATCGCCGCCAGCGCCGCTGCGACAACAACACGATTGCATTTTCCCTGATCAGCCACTTGATCTCCTCTCCTTTGATTACAACATGGCGCGCCGAACCCTTCGGTCGGCGCGACAATGCACGTCCGGAATCAGTGAACTACTCCAACGAATAGACTGCTTTGCCCCACTGGAACGGGTTCAACGTATCCCTTATGTGTTTGGTTTCTACGTGCCCATCTACATAGAGGAAGTTAGTGCTCTTCACGTTCCAGTCCCCCTGCTTGTTCTGCTTCCCATGGTTCCGCCCAACCCAGTCAAGTCGAGTGCGCGAGGAACCGCCCGCCTTGGGGTCGGGGTCCAACTGCGTTTCAGATACAGGCGTATAGACGCTGGTCGTGGCAGGTCGGAATGGATCATCGCCTACGGAAGAAAGATCCAGGGTACCGCCCTTGCTGACAAAACCGTGCACGGGTCGATGGCTCTTACAAACCGTATCGGTGTCGTTGGATCGGCCAGTATCGGCGACGATTCGCCAATCATGATTCCATTCGGTTGCGAGAATCACATTCGATGAGTCTTTGATCTTTCCCGCATTCACGTACCGATATGGCCGAGCAGCACCCTGAAAGCCGATGACCCACTTGTTTCGGGGCATGATGGCTTCGTTCACTGTGAACGCGCAGCGCGGTGCCTGCTGATCGACAACGCCAGCGTTATCTGCAGCCTGACCGGGATCGAAGTTGCCTGGCTCCGGGTTCGTTGGCGGCAACCCGCCCTGCTCAAATGACGGACAGGTAAACGCCTCAGCCGCAACCCCTTTTCCAGCCTTGGTCTGCCCATACAGATAGCTGGACCAGTGGACATACCCGTTCACCGCGGCTGCCGGCGTCTGCGTGTTGCCTACGATTTTCTGCCCTTCATAGATGTACGCCGGCGGGAAAATCTGCTTGTTCTCAGCGAGATAAATGGCCAGGCCGTTGCCGATGTTGCGCAAATTTGACGCACACTTGATCGTGCGGGCCTGCTCCTGCGCCGCCGACAATGATGGCAGCAGAATGCCTATCAAAACTGCGATAATTCCAATAACAACCAGAAGTTCGACGAGTGTGAACGCTTGCCGTCTTGGCATTTGGACCCGTTGCATAGAAACTCCCCATGCGGCAGCCACGCTTCATGCGCGAACCGTCACACAGCTTAGGAATACACTAAATAATGATTGAGAAGCACCAGATCACTCCAACGTCCCACACACGCTGAAGGACTGGATTAGTTGAACGTACAAAGTTCAATAACACTCAGTCCGCCCGGACTGAGCGACTACTCGATTGGCATCCTACCGACTGGCGCACGCAGGATTATTGCTACCTCCGTAAGATTCAGACAAAACAGCACTAGTTTTGCGCTATGAAAGCGAGGGCTCATGTTGTGAAGATACTGGCTCTGACGCTCTCTTGTGATACGTGCTACATCGCAACTGACGCGCGAGGCTTTCTGGCGCTTCGTCGCTTCATGAACTCCTAACGCAGTCTTCGATAAGCAGTCGCAAGGACCGCGTGCACTCGGCGCGCACACTCGCCCTCTTCGACTTCACACGCCTCGATGAAGTTCGGCGGCACCTCGGGGCGAGGATCGCTTGAGCGTTCGAGCGGTCGACGATCGCCCTAAACATGTTCGTTCCATACCTGATTGATCCGGCGACAGCATCTCGCCGTGGGACAGTTGTGAAGTGATCGCGTGCGTTGCCGGTGGCCGCGATATCGGTCGTTGCGCGCGAGGACAGGCTCAAGGTGATTCGCTACCAGATTGTCGTGCAAAGCTGGCGCCTGGCGGCCCAGCCGCACCAAGTGAAAGGCAGACGAAGCGAGAGTTCGCGCTGCCACGACACCTGAAGCATTGGCGGCGTGCTGCTGCAGGTCGTCTCGGTCATTCGAGGGTCTGCAAGCGAGGCGCTCGAAAGAGACTTTTATCGAGGCGGGATGAGCTTGTCGGAAGTGAGTAGTGCGTGAACTCGGCTGCGGCCTGGCCGCGGGATCTTCATCCGTAGTTCGATCACTGCCGATGCGTGTTCCCAATGCGAGGCCGCTCGGCAGCCTCCAGCAAGATCTTCCCGTGGGGAGGCTGGGTCATCGCGGCGAGCATTCCAAAAAAAACCGCCCGGTCCGACAGAGGTGAACGTCGGACCGGGCGGAGTTGTATCGTGATGCCGATGCTTCGCGAGGAACGCATGGCCGTCTGGTTCACGGCCGAGCGACGTCGGGATCGAAGTACGACACACACGCAGGGGCAGCGCGCCGCCGGGTGCTCATTCCGGCGTGACCGCCAATAACGTCGTGGGGAAAAAATCTTGGGACGAGTGGGTCCCGAAACTAATGTTAGAGAAACCGATCAGGTATCTGATTCGCGCAAACGCGAGGATCAGAGGTGCCGATCAGCGGTTATTCCGCGAACGCCGGCTCGCGGGATTCGACCTGCGAGAAGACGTCGGCGAGGACTTGATCCAGCTGGCGTTCGGCGTTGCGGATGTCGTACGAAGCGACGCCGGTAACGCGGTGTGCGACCAAACGACCGAGACCGCCGGGCTTGCCCAGGGCGTCATGAAGCTTGGCATTGATGAGGTTCTCGATCGCCTTGCGAAGCGATTCGGCTTGCTCTGAAGCCATGGAGATACTCCTTGCGCCGAGAGACGCAGTTTGAGACTTCGGTTGAGAATCCCGGAGGCGACAGAGGATCGACCGGTCGGCTAACAAAACCGAGGCGGAAGCCTGGCGTCGGAAAACCCAACACTCGGATATAGGAGGATCGAAACGCTTGAGGGGGAGCGTTGATCCCTTTCACATGCCTGCGGAGTTAGCTGACGGGCTGGGAGTTGAAAGGTCTCCCTCGGTTGCTGCCGAGATCCATCCGGTGGAAGGGTCTCCGACACAGGTTCCGATTAGCCCCTGCCGGTTCGCGAACTGCCTTGCGGCAATTCCAACCGACTCAACGACTCTCTTTAATTGCGAGGCTTGCTCGCCAGAGGATCGCTGTGGGTTCTCCGTGTGGCCCATTGTGATTGGGCTCACTTCGGCGGTAACGTCGGACAGAGTTTACCCCATGGGTGACACCGGTCAAGCATTGTTTTCCATCCCCTTCCAAAATCTGACCAAAATGCACCCCGATCGTCCACCTAAGTCCATGCGACAGAAACAATTAAGAAAATTTCATGTTTTCGACGCAGAACCCGTCTTCTGTGCATCAAAGGACAGTAGGATCAACGGAACGTTGCTCAGGAGGCTGCCTTGACCGCCGAATCCCAAAACCTCGACCCCGCCGCGGGCCAGCATGTCATGCAGTGCATGGAGGTGTGGGGAGGAAACCAGGTGTTCGACAGCAGCCTGGCGTTGCCCGGCCTTGACGCCTGGGTCTACAGTCGCCCCTATGCCCAGGCGGCGGTGGGTGGCGACGTCTACTACGTTTCGTCCTGCGCCACCGGTCGCATCACCCGGCTGCTGGTCGCCGATGTCACCGGCCACGGCAAAGCCGTCGGCGATCTGGCCGTCGGACTGCGCACGCTGATGCGGCGATTCGTCAATTACATTGATCAGGGCCGGTTTGTCCGCGAAATGAACGGACAGTTCGCGGAGCTGTCGAGGCGGGGTAATTTCGCGACGGCGGTCGTGACGACGTTCTTCGGCCCCACCCGCAAGCTGTCGATCTGCAATGCCGGACATCCGCCGCCCCTCATCTATCGGGCCGCAACCGGGCGATGGAGCTTCCTGGAAAACTCGGCGCGCGACGACGACCCCAACCCCGCCAACCTTCCGCTAGGCATCCTCGAACTCTCTGATTACGACGTGTTTGATACCGACCTCGACGTCGGCGACCTCGTCGTGTGCTACACCGATTCGCTGCCCGAATCGTTCGACGAAGAGGGCAAGATGCTCGGTCAGGCGGGGCTTCTCCGGGAAGTCGCGGAAGTCCCGGTCGGGGAGCCAGCGACGCTCGTCGGCCGCATTCTCGAGCACATCCGCTCGCTTTACGCGAGCAACCTCGACGGGGACGACGTCACGGTGCTGCTGTTTCGTCCGAACGGCACCGCCAATTCGACGCCGCTGTCCGAACGCCTGCTCGCGCCGTTCCGGATCGCCAAGGCGATGGTGCGATCGATCACCCACAAGGACGAGCCGATCCCCTGGCCGGAAGTCAGCGTCGCGAACGTGGGCGGTGCGGTTATCCCTTCTTTGAGCAAGCCCGGGGCAACTTCTGACCCAACCCAGTCAACCACTTGACCGGCTTTTCGCTGCTTGGGACGCCGTCAGGGTGCAACTGGGGTGCGACCGCCAGGCAGGCGGCCCGCGAGAATCGCGGAGAATCCGGACCGGGGCGCCGCGGGAAGCAGTGGCGATGGCAACCACTTCGAGTCGCACGGGTAGTAGGACTGCCAACCGCCGCTGGTGCGTCGGTGGCGAATCTCGAGTTTACGTTTGAGGAGGAGTTTATGTCGGATCGTCTGTTGCGCATTCTGGGTCGTTCCGTGGTCGCCGCCCTGCTGGCGATGAACTTTGCCGCCGTGCCGTCGTTCGCCCAGACGAAGGCCCCCGCAAAGCCTGAAGCAAAGCCCGCAGCGGCCCCGGCCGTGAAGGAAGCCGCCGACAAGCCCGCCATCAAGATGGGCAAGGACGAAGGCAAGGGCTTCCTGGCCCGGCACGAAGGCTTCCTGGCCGACCTGAAGGCAACCAACGGCAAGGTCGACGTGCTCTTCGTCGGCGACTCGATCACCGACGGCTGGCGTCGCGGCGGCAAGAAAGTGTTCGATGCCAATTACGGCTCGCAGGCCCCGCTGAACATCGGCATCGGCGGCGACCGCACGCAGCACGTCATCTGGCGTCTGCAGAACGGCGAAGTCGAAGGCATCAGCCCGAAGGTCGCGATGCTGATGATCGGCACCAACAACCTCAGCGCCAACACCGACGAAGAAATCGTCGCCGGAATCACCAAGTGCGTGACGACGCTTCGCGAGAAGCTCCCGAAGACCAAGGTTCTGCTCCTGGGCGTCTTCCCGCGCTCGGCCAAGCCGACCGACGCCGCCCGCGCCCGCATCAAGACCATCAACGCCGCGATCGCCAAGCTCGACGACGCCGGCAAGACCGTGAAGTATCTCGACATCGGCGAGAAGTTCCTCGACAAGGAAGGCAACCTGACGAAGGAAATCATGCCCGACGCCCTGCACCCCAACGAAAAGGGCTATGAGATCTGGGCCGAGGCCGTCAAGTCGACGCTCGCGGACCTGATGAAGTGAAGAAGTAGGCACGAAGGCAAAAGGCAAGAAGGCACGGAGTGACCTACTCCGTGCCTTCTTGCGTGATTGCCCACGTGGCCGTTCCTCCGCGCCTTCCTGCCTGCCCCTTACTGCCTTCGTGCCTTCCTCAGGCTATACTCCCTTCCGTGCGAAACGCAGCACCCGCCGCTCCAACATCTTCGCCGTCCGACGTGCTGAAGCGGATCGGCCTGCGCCGAACGCCGGTGCGGCTGGGCGTATTGAAGGTTCTTGCCGACTCCCCGCAGCCGCTGGGCGTGCAGCAGGTTCTGGAACTGCTTCCCGAACACACCGACACCGTCACCGTCTACCGCACGCTGAACACCTTCACGACCAAGAAGGTCGTCCACCGCGTTCGCGGGGAAGATCGCACCTGGCGATACGCCTTGGGCGGGAGCGAGAAATCGAGCGCCCAGCCCCACGCCCACCCGCATTTCGTGTGCGAAACCTGTGGCGTGGTCGAATGCCTGGAGGCGTCGCAGATCCCGCCGACCTTCGTACGGTCTTTGAAGGTCGCCGAAACGTACGAAGTCCACTACCCTGAGGTCACCCTGCACGGCGTGTGCCCGAAGTGCCACGCGTAGGGTCCGCCTTGGCGGACGCGGGCGTCGCCGCTCGCGGTGATGCAACTGCCGCCAGGCAAAGTCGCGGCGACGTCTCAACACCAAACACCCACGCGTCCGCCAAGGCGGACCCTACGACATGCGAATCCAATTTTCCGCCGACGATATCAAGCTCGACGTCACCAAGGCCGCCGGGGGCAAGTTTGAACCGGTGCTCTCCACCGCCCGCAACGGCTCGGTCCTGATCGAATTCACCCGCCCCGAACTTCAAGGCGTGCTGATGGCGTTTGCCCAGGCCGCCGCCGAGGAACAGAAAGCCAAGATCGAATCGGCCGACCTCGTCCTGACACAAGCCGGCGGCAAAGCCGTGCTCGCCATGTTGCGCGTGAAGGCCAGGAAGATGATGATGGGCGTCGCCGTGACGGTCGAAGGCCGGGCCGATTTCAGCGATCGGTTGAGCGTGACGCTGTCCAACCTGAAGGCAACTGGCGAAGGCATGGTCGGCAGCATGGTCGCCGGGCTGCTGGGTGGTAAGCTGAAGGAGCACGAAGGCAAGGCATTCGACCTTGCACCCCCCGCCCTGAAAAACGTCCGCCTGCATGGCTTGAAGGTGGACGCCGGCGACCCACTTCGCATCACGGCGGCGTTCGAGAGTTGAACGCCGAGAGGCGTGCGCCGCACGCCGCAAGAAGCGCCATCCGACGTACGACGCCGCCCTGCTAGATGCCACGCCTACAGATAGGGCAACCCGCCTTCACCAAGCACGGCTTTGTCGAAAACTGCCCTGTAACTTGTTGTTAAGAATTCCGGATGCTCTCGCTCAATGTCGTCGAACTGCTGCCAGAATCGGTCCTCATCGAAACTTTGAAAGTCCCGAGCAGCAAACGCCGCGAGGTTGTGCAACCATTCCGCAATCTCGCCGGCCCTCCTGATACGGATCAGATCTCGACGCCATGCAACCGGGTTGATCCGCAGGAGGAGGCCAAGTGGCATCCAGCGGAGCGAGCGCATGTCCAACATCGCACGATAGAGCAATGTGCGGTAGGCATTCTTTCGGCGATCGTCCATCGACTGGTCACGAGCCAGCGCCTGCCACGACGGTGGTCTGTGGCTCAGAAGCTGACCCGGCCTTCAGTAGTTCAACGGACTTATCCCAGACCATCGCCGGCGTCACCCGCGTGATGCAGCGATGGTCCAACGGGCAGGTCTTCTTCTGGCACGGCCCGCAGAAGACCTTCACCGCCACCTGCCGTTCCTTCGGGTAATAGATCTCGGTCCATTCCGGATGCGTCGGCCCGAAGATCGTCACCACCGGTACGTCCATCGCCGCGGCGATGTGCCGCGGGCCGGTGTCGTTGGTCACCATCAGGTCGCACCGGCGGATGATTTCCTTCAGGTTGCCCAAGTCGGTCCCCTTGTTCGAGAGATCGACCGGTGCCCGCTTCATGTGCCGCTTGATCTGCTCGACAATCGGGCGTTCCTTCGGGGCAGCGGAGATCAGGACCGTCGCACCCAGCTCTTCGATGAACCGGTCGGCCAACTCTGCAAAGTACTCTGCTTTCCAGAGCTTGGCGGCACCGTAGTTGGCACCGGGGTTGAGCAGGATCATCGGCGGCTGCCCGTGCGAGCCGGGCCGATCGATGTCACGCGGCAATCCACCCCGCTCCAGCACGGCCTCCGCTTCGCGCTTCTCGGCGGGGGTGACGAACAGCTCCATCTTCAGGTCGCCCGAAGCACCTCCACGGCCCGCGCCCAGATAATGCGCCAACCCGAGGTAGTACTTGATGATCGGGTTCGGCACGAACTTGCCGGCTTCCTTCGGTGCCAGCAGGCGGTCCGACAGCAGGAACCCACGGCCGTCACGGTCGTAGCCGACGACCTTCTTGATCTTCGCCATCCGGCAGACGAGCGCACTCTTGAAGGAGTTGGGCAGCAGGACCGCCATGTCGAAGTCGGCCGACCGCAGCCGGGCAGCCAGATCAAAGAACTGCCCTTTGCCGGCCTTGGCTTTGGTCTTACCGGTGCGGTAGGTGATGAGCCGATCCGCCCAGGGCATGCCGGCGTAGAGCGGCTTGACGTACCGCTTCATCAGGTAGCTGATTTCAGCGTTCGGGTACCGCAGGCGCAGCGAACGGAGAGTGGGGGTAGCCATCACAGCGTCGCCCACCCAGCTCGGTTGGACGACCAGAATCTTCGCGGGATCGGACATTGTTGCGGAGTATAGCGACGAGCGCGGCACCTGTCGTTAATAGCGACTTGTCACTGGTCGCTGGTCACTGGTCGCTGGTCGCTGGTCGCTCGCTAATGGTTACGGAGACATCGCGTTGAATGACAAGTGACGAGTGACCAATGACAAGTAACAACAAACCTCGTACGCTTTCCCGCCCTATGTCATTCGTCATCGTCCCCAGCATCGATCTCCGCAACGGCAAGGTTGTCCGTCTTCGCCAGGGCGACTACGCCGACCAGTTGAACTACGCCGTCGATCCCATCGCGACAGCTATTTCGTTTCGCGAAGCCGGGGCGGAATGGATGCACATCGTCGATCTCGACGGCGCCAAGGAAGGCCATCCGGTACAGAGCGCGCTGGTTGGCAAAATCATCGCCGCGTCGGGCCTGAAGGTGCAGACTGGCGGCGGGGTGCGGTCGACCGATGACATACGCAAGCTGATCGACGCCGGCGCAAACCGCGTGGTGGTCGGCACCAAGGCGATCGAGGATTGGCCCTGGTTCGAATCGCTGATGCAGGACGCCGCCTTCGCACACAGGGTCGTCCTGGCGCTCGACGCCAAAGACGGCATGGTCGCCACCCGCGGCTGGACGGAGACGTCGACGCTCCGCGCGGTCGATGTCGCAAAGAAAGTCGCCGCGTGGCCCGTCGGCGCGATCCTGTACACCGACGTCGCCAAGGACGGCATGATGAGCGGCCCGAATGTCGAGCAGACGCAGAAGCTCGCCGAGGCCGGGCCGATTCCGGTGATCGCCTCCGGCGGCGTCGGGAACATCGATCACATCAAAGGCCTGCTCGGCCGAGGCATCTGGGGCGTGATCGTCGGGCGATCGCTGTACGAGGGGACACTGGATTTGCGGCAAGCCATTACGCTGGCGAAGTAATCGCAACGCGGAGAATCGAGTCTCACCGGTTCGATGGCGGGTGCCGAATTCTCGAAATCTCGATGCAGAATCTTGTCGACCCGATGCATTCCACCAGTTAAACTCCGATTGCCACGGAGCGACCGTGGTCACTTCTTTCCTTCGGAGACAGGTTATGCCTCGCACTTCTGCGCATCATGCGCTGGCGTCTTTTGCTGCGGTATTGCTGTTGGTTACGTCGTCGGTTTTCGCCAACGCCGCACCCGAAATCACCCTCAGGACGGGCGACCCTGCGCCCAAGCTGTCGATCAAGAAATGGGTGAAGGGCGAACCCGTGAAAGAGTTCGAGAAGGGGAAGGTCTACGTGATTGAGTTCTGGGCGACCTGGTGCGGCCCGTGCGTCGCTGCCATGCCTCACGTGAGCGAACTCCAGGCGAAGTACAAGGAGAAGGGGGTTGTTGTCATCGGCGTGAACATCTGGGAGCGCGACCTGACCAAGGTCGAGCCCTTCGTCGAAAAACAGGGGGACAAGATGGCCTATGCCGTCGCCATGGAAGAACCGATCGCCGGCTCTCCGACGCGCGGCCGGATGGCGACCGACTGGATGGCGGCGGCGGGCCGGAACGGCATCCCGTCCAGCTTCATCGTGGATCAGAAAGGCATCGTCGCCTGGATGGGGCATCCGATGAAGATGGAAAAGCCGCTGGCGGCGATCGTCGCCGGCACGTACGACCCCAAGGCGCAGGCCGCGTTCGATACGAAGGTCGAAGAGCTGAGCAAGCAGGCGTCCGAGGCAACCCGGGCAAAGGAGTACGACAAGGCGATCGCGATCCGTGATTCGCTGGCCGCCCTCGATCCCGATACGGCGGGCATTCAGAAGCTCTACAAGGTCTCGCTTTACATGCAGAAGGGCGACAGT is part of the Humisphaera borealis genome and encodes:
- the hisA gene encoding 1-(5-phosphoribosyl)-5-[(5-phosphoribosylamino)methylideneamino]imidazole-4-carboxamide isomerase; translation: MSFVIVPSIDLRNGKVVRLRQGDYADQLNYAVDPIATAISFREAGAEWMHIVDLDGAKEGHPVQSALVGKIIAASGLKVQTGGGVRSTDDIRKLIDAGANRVVVGTKAIEDWPWFESLMQDAAFAHRVVLALDAKDGMVATRGWTETSTLRAVDVAKKVAAWPVGAILYTDVAKDGMMSGPNVEQTQKLAEAGPIPVIASGGVGNIDHIKGLLGRGIWGVIVGRSLYEGTLDLRQAITLAK
- a CDS encoding GDSL-type esterase/lipase family protein translates to MSDRLLRILGRSVVAALLAMNFAAVPSFAQTKAPAKPEAKPAAAPAVKEAADKPAIKMGKDEGKGFLARHEGFLADLKATNGKVDVLFVGDSITDGWRRGGKKVFDANYGSQAPLNIGIGGDRTQHVIWRLQNGEVEGISPKVAMLMIGTNNLSANTDEEIVAGITKCVTTLREKLPKTKVLLLGVFPRSAKPTDAARARIKTINAAIAKLDDAGKTVKYLDIGEKFLDKEGNLTKEIMPDALHPNEKGYEIWAEAVKSTLADLMK
- a CDS encoding PP2C family protein-serine/threonine phosphatase → MTAESQNLDPAAGQHVMQCMEVWGGNQVFDSSLALPGLDAWVYSRPYAQAAVGGDVYYVSSCATGRITRLLVADVTGHGKAVGDLAVGLRTLMRRFVNYIDQGRFVREMNGQFAELSRRGNFATAVVTTFFGPTRKLSICNAGHPPPLIYRAATGRWSFLENSARDDDPNPANLPLGILELSDYDVFDTDLDVGDLVVCYTDSLPESFDEEGKMLGQAGLLREVAEVPVGEPATLVGRILEHIRSLYASNLDGDDVTVLLFRPNGTANSTPLSERLLAPFRIAKAMVRSITHKDEPIPWPEVSVANVGGAVIPSLSKPGATSDPTQSTT
- the waaF gene encoding lipopolysaccharide heptosyltransferase II, producing the protein MSDPAKILVVQPSWVGDAVMATPTLRSLRLRYPNAEISYLMKRYVKPLYAGMPWADRLITYRTGKTKAKAGKGQFFDLAARLRSADFDMAVLLPNSFKSALVCRMAKIKKVVGYDRDGRGFLLSDRLLAPKEAGKFVPNPIIKYYLGLAHYLGAGRGGASGDLKMELFVTPAEKREAEAVLERGGLPRDIDRPGSHGQPPMILLNPGANYGAAKLWKAEYFAELADRFIEELGATVLISAAPKERPIVEQIKRHMKRAPVDLSNKGTDLGNLKEIIRRCDLMVTNDTGPRHIAAAMDVPVVTIFGPTHPEWTEIYYPKERQVAVKVFCGPCQKKTCPLDHRCITRVTPAMVWDKSVELLKAGSASEPQTTVVAGAGS
- a CDS encoding TlpA disulfide reductase family protein translates to MPRTSAHHALASFAAVLLLVTSSVFANAAPEITLRTGDPAPKLSIKKWVKGEPVKEFEKGKVYVIEFWATWCGPCVAAMPHVSELQAKYKEKGVVVIGVNIWERDLTKVEPFVEKQGDKMAYAVAMEEPIAGSPTRGRMATDWMAAAGRNGIPSSFIVDQKGIVAWMGHPMKMEKPLAAIVAGTYDPKAQAAFDTKVEELSKQASEATRAKEYDKAIAIRDSLAALDPDTAGIQKLYKVSLYMQKGDSQAAGALADELLAAAEKNKDGRLAANLAMTMLSMPGSEKSDPARALKAATLAYDLSEKSVAYQRLLAQAFARNGKFDKAIELQQKVVEATNPPLKEREQKVLDEYRKS
- a CDS encoding type II secretion system protein, which encodes MQRVQMPRRQAFTLVELLVVIGIIAVLIGILLPSLSAAQEQARTIKCASNLRNIGNGLAIYLAENKQIFPPAYIYEGQKIVGNTQTPAAAVNGYVHWSSYLYGQTKAGKGVAAEAFTCPSFEQGGLPPTNPEPGNFDPGQAADNAGVVDQQAPRCAFTVNEAIMPRNKWVIGFQGAARPYRYVNAGKIKDSSNVILATEWNHDWRIVADTGRSNDTDTVCKSHRPVHGFVSKGGTLDLSSVGDDPFRPATTSVYTPVSETQLDPDPKAGGSSRTRLDWVGRNHGKQNKQGDWNVKSTNFLYVDGHVETKHIRDTLNPFQWGKAVYSLE
- a CDS encoding PEP-CTERM sorting domain-containing protein, with the protein product MADQGKCNRVVVAAALAAIAVMPSWVRAGSSTNSKTPVATFPGMNDSGGSHNPAVTISLSGSTAMRNFTVSSGITFLTPGSPLSFNNGAIVNPAAPVHLQTRAPVLYSVDDQVGTQFQLASPNFTQGDFYKTGTGNPEINGPWPQTAQPIQQHSAIRFEWHEQGSVEGILELVNDQIGVLGSVTATNRNPSGTGFTPVWINTTQWSAASAVNRPQSATATNGHVLNEFYATAGATSGLAVFDNRDGIGVNPNGGQNAIQMAISDVNARQGFSKSGANGAFSKAPGMDGFGKGNPALGSNALKISGVGIAGARQALEDQEELNMTTSMRNLRTGPSSNSPLNVDGAANHTAGPWNTAGVGNLHNTTIAITATLIAANPGTGLERINRTDGQWLQAVGRLKNGADFNVATRDANSGTRNVAALNLGLDPSFAMGELDNGNNGSTSSAENLIGPGIKFSGKLSGGSALRPTIQNSRMSLGHLSISDAIGSTNNGSNAPLRGLDIANVDDSVASPTFVRAGAENIVNGTYPLFQNQTYVTVKKPGASFTGDSVATWSARTDAETGILGDNSGNDVRDFRDNITNSVAQFPQSTDETPADQLIRTSFIIPQLMRAEKDVDGGAVTVNSQTPQQEALTTAFLGDANLTSRFAVGGNITGALGKQVDVDTGNGTNKPSTVTAGSSSFYGSRTGTGQIAITSNNYLFGDFNKTAVNSSGVRDFSDLNHARLAQSALGASGLGNSMFSTGTTLNANNGTLLDGSAGVNLQTTPAALGFTASKGDLIVMGDFDSDGDFDGEDLRRMARGTALADNTSSTTLSGGAAAFGDKVRSGVLRKNAALDQLNSGGLAASTLQKQQAIAKVTTPTGTAAPGGSTVLSTTGSGPTLVQTYTFDDANGTNAFNKFDVNRDGKVSKLDAQLVDNFVTKDYRNLDNQLDAVARVSATGQLTAFVDDFGNPLDPKSSSNDLINRVPISLVDVELNDTGDITNTGDFKLVRDALGNAGLLDGDANFDGKVDFSDFQRLEAKFGQAGKWLEGDFDSNGLVNFTDYQLLEAKFGQNIGAGAVGFTPDQWAYMQAFEAAAVPEPTSLCVAGIAGLGLLGRRRRR
- a CDS encoding Fur family transcriptional regulator; the encoded protein is MRNAAPAAPTSSPSDVLKRIGLRRTPVRLGVLKVLADSPQPLGVQQVLELLPEHTDTVTVYRTLNTFTTKKVVHRVRGEDRTWRYALGGSEKSSAQPHAHPHFVCETCGVVECLEASQIPPTFVRSLKVAETYEVHYPEVTLHGVCPKCHA